Proteins encoded within one genomic window of Lysinibacillus louembei:
- a CDS encoding ABC transporter permease — MSKFMILLKENYKQKVKAKSFIIMTVLYILGISVFFFWSDIKEALFSSEPDQMIYVNTTSFDVSAMLEDGDIVWTELASTTEAEEALKKEEYVAALIFSAADTTLAVNLVSLDPLPLNMQQQLSATANTIGQFYAMDQLNLSPEQSAQLLNAAPQIEMKTLNEAATDGKSEEQKSAGMLVSYIAGFLVYIFVISFLSIVTSDVASEKGSRALEMLLVSVKAETHFKAKVMSIFLVAVTQFAVMFGTSFVLLKLTDGGAKWAMVSEVLGELHGQYLLYVAAFLLVTIFMFLIIGALLGSLVSKPEEASQAMMPAMILVIVAFFIMVTATGNPDTLLVTIASYVPFTSGMVMPMRIGATDLGVLEPVISLAILVASTFVLYLVSISFYKRSVLTYSTGGLIQKIKTVFKVTT, encoded by the coding sequence ATGTCTAAATTTATGATTTTATTGAAGGAAAATTATAAGCAAAAGGTCAAGGCTAAATCATTTATTATTATGACGGTCTTGTATATTTTAGGGATTTCTGTGTTTTTCTTCTGGTCAGATATAAAGGAAGCACTATTTTCTAGTGAGCCTGATCAAATGATTTATGTCAATACGACAAGCTTTGATGTTAGTGCCATGCTAGAGGATGGCGATATCGTATGGACAGAGCTAGCCTCTACGACAGAGGCAGAAGAGGCCTTGAAAAAAGAGGAGTACGTGGCAGCGCTGATTTTTTCCGCAGCGGATACAACATTGGCAGTCAATTTAGTGTCGCTTGACCCGTTGCCGTTAAATATGCAGCAACAATTATCAGCAACTGCCAATACAATTGGACAATTTTATGCGATGGATCAATTAAATTTAAGTCCTGAGCAGTCTGCACAGCTGTTAAATGCTGCACCGCAAATTGAAATGAAAACATTAAATGAAGCGGCGACAGATGGCAAGTCAGAGGAACAAAAATCAGCAGGTATGCTTGTTTCCTATATTGCTGGCTTCCTAGTGTATATATTCGTTATTTCATTTTTATCCATTGTCACTTCTGATGTTGCATCAGAAAAAGGCTCACGTGCTTTGGAAATGCTGCTAGTAAGCGTTAAAGCGGAAACGCATTTTAAAGCGAAGGTTATGAGCATATTTTTAGTTGCTGTAACGCAATTCGCTGTGATGTTTGGCACATCATTTGTACTATTAAAGCTAACTGATGGCGGTGCTAAATGGGCGATGGTAAGTGAAGTGTTAGGAGAGCTTCACGGTCAATATTTATTGTATGTCGCTGCATTTTTACTCGTGACAATTTTCATGTTTTTAATTATCGGAGCACTGCTCGGCTCGCTCGTATCAAAGCCAGAGGAAGCTTCACAGGCGATGATGCCTGCAATGATTTTAGTTATTGTGGCATTCTTTATTATGGTAACAGCAACAGGAAATCCTGATACATTGCTTGTGACAATCGCATCGTATGTGCCATTCACATCGGGAATGGTAATGCCAATGCGCATTGGTGCAACAGATTTAGGTGTGCTTGAGCCAGTAATTTCTTTAGCGATTTTGGTTGCATCAACATTCGTGCTTTATTTAGTGAGCATATCCTTCTATAAACGTAGTGTATTAACATACTCGACAGGCGGATTGATTCAAAAAATTAAAACGGTGTTTAAGGTGACAACTTAA
- a CDS encoding ABC transporter ATP-binding protein has translation MKVFRKLGWFFKERRREYVIGLLTLTLVAILQLVPPKVIGYTIDEIGEGTLTVGTLTKWVGIIVVVAILMYILRYYWRQMIFGSSNYLAKTLREKLFRHFTKMSPSFYQQRRVGDLMAHATNDISAVQQTAGGGVLTLFDSITTGTFVILAMAITIDWRLTLIALVPMPIMAFLTSYYGKLLHERFRHAQAAFSDLNDKTQESISGMKVIKTFGQQQDDIEDFTQLSNDVVDKNMRVAKIDSLFDPTISLVIGVSFFLSLGFGAKFITEGAMTIGDLIAFTTYLGLLVWPMLAIGMLFNIVERGSASYDRIEQLLNEPVEIMDKTGASNMRPKGDLSFHVDSFTFPDDATPSLTNVHFDLKQGQTLGIVGKTGSGKTTILKLLLREFEGYEGYIKYGDIRIDDYTMLALREAIGYVPQDHFLFSSTIYKNIAFTNPDAPREQVEHAASLAYIHNDILGFTEGYETIVGERGVSLSGGQKQRISIARALMMEPELLILDDSLSAVDAKTEEAILQALKASRENATTIITSHRLSAIQHAHIIIVMHEGTVVEKGTHEELMELRGRYYEMYELQQLEQQVEKGGI, from the coding sequence ATGAAAGTATTTCGAAAGCTCGGCTGGTTTTTTAAAGAGCGCAGGCGAGAGTATGTAATTGGTCTTTTAACGTTAACACTTGTTGCAATTTTGCAGCTTGTGCCACCGAAGGTCATTGGTTATACCATTGATGAAATCGGTGAAGGGACGCTGACAGTAGGCACTTTAACAAAATGGGTAGGCATTATTGTTGTCGTCGCTATTTTGATGTATATTCTCCGCTATTACTGGCGTCAGATGATTTTTGGGTCATCGAACTATTTGGCGAAAACATTGCGTGAGAAGCTGTTTCGCCATTTTACAAAAATGTCGCCATCCTTTTATCAGCAACGTCGTGTTGGGGATTTGATGGCACATGCGACGAATGATATTTCTGCTGTACAGCAAACAGCAGGCGGTGGTGTTTTAACATTATTCGATTCCATTACGACAGGAACATTTGTCATTTTGGCGATGGCAATTACGATTGATTGGCGCTTGACGCTGATTGCCTTAGTGCCAATGCCAATTATGGCTTTCTTAACAAGCTATTATGGGAAGCTGCTACATGAACGGTTCCGTCATGCGCAAGCTGCATTTTCAGATTTGAATGATAAAACGCAGGAAAGCATTTCAGGGATGAAGGTCATTAAAACATTCGGGCAGCAACAGGATGATATCGAGGATTTTACGCAGTTATCGAACGATGTTGTCGATAAAAATATGCGCGTAGCGAAAATCGATTCGCTGTTTGATCCGACGATTAGCCTTGTCATTGGTGTCAGCTTTTTCCTAAGCTTAGGATTCGGTGCGAAGTTTATTACAGAGGGTGCAATGACGATTGGTGATTTAATCGCATTTACGACGTATTTAGGCTTGCTCGTATGGCCGATGCTAGCAATTGGTATGCTGTTTAACATCGTGGAGCGCGGTTCGGCTTCGTATGACCGTATTGAGCAGCTATTGAATGAGCCTGTTGAAATTATGGATAAAACAGGAGCCTCCAATATGCGACCAAAAGGGGATTTGTCATTCCATGTGGATTCGTTTACATTCCCAGATGATGCGACACCATCCTTAACAAATGTCCACTTTGATTTAAAGCAAGGGCAAACACTTGGGATTGTTGGGAAAACGGGTTCAGGCAAAACGACAATTTTAAAGCTATTGCTGCGTGAATTTGAAGGCTATGAAGGCTATATCAAATATGGAGATATTCGCATCGATGATTATACAATGCTTGCATTGCGTGAGGCGATTGGCTATGTACCACAGGATCATTTCCTGTTCTCATCGACGATTTATAAAAATATTGCTTTTACAAATCCAGATGCACCAAGGGAACAGGTGGAGCATGCGGCAAGCTTAGCATACATTCATAACGATATTTTAGGCTTTACAGAAGGCTATGAAACGATTGTTGGTGAGCGTGGTGTCTCGCTCTCAGGAGGGCAAAAGCAGCGTATTTCGATTGCGCGTGCGTTAATGATGGAGCCAGAGCTATTAATATTGGATGATTCCTTATCTGCGGTCGATGCAAAAACAGAGGAAGCGATTTTACAGGCATTAAAAGCTTCACGTGAAAATGCGACAACGATTATTACATCACATCGCTTAAGTGCGATTCAGCATGCACATATCATTATCGTTATGCATGAAGGGACGGTTGTTGAGAAGGGCACGCATGAGGAATTGATGGAATTAAGAGGACGTTACTACGAAATGTATGAATTGCAGCAACTAGAGCAGCAAGTGGAAAAGGGGGGCATCTAG
- a CDS encoding ABC transporter ATP-binding protein has translation MLVLQNVTKRYKDFTAVQSLNFSISPGEIFGLIGQNGAGKTTTFRMILDLQETTEGVITWEGTPINDVNRDLLGYLPEERGIFPQMKVEEQLIYFGQLRGMTKAAVKKEADFWIKRFELEEKRNDKAETLSKGNQQKVQLIASFIHKPKFLILDEPFSGLDPVNKDLLKNAILLLKEQGMTILFSSHQMDNVEELCDHLCLLKRGVSLFSGSLLDLKKQYGKTKLTIRTELSADKLAKLDGVKSVKEEREQYVLTLEDEQYAKGVFDVVSSGTYIEKFSLDYLSLDEIFKDKVGGTHV, from the coding sequence TTGTTAGTATTACAAAATGTAACGAAGCGTTATAAAGATTTTACAGCCGTTCAAAGCTTAAATTTTTCCATTTCACCTGGTGAGATTTTTGGATTAATTGGCCAAAATGGCGCAGGGAAAACGACAACGTTTCGCATGATTTTAGATTTGCAGGAGACGACAGAGGGCGTTATTACGTGGGAAGGAACGCCTATTAATGATGTGAATCGTGACTTGCTTGGCTATTTGCCAGAGGAGCGCGGCATTTTCCCACAAATGAAGGTGGAGGAGCAGCTTATTTATTTTGGACAGCTGCGTGGCATGACGAAAGCAGCTGTTAAAAAAGAGGCTGATTTTTGGATTAAGCGCTTTGAGCTTGAGGAAAAGCGCAATGATAAGGCGGAAACATTATCAAAGGGAAATCAGCAAAAGGTACAATTAATTGCTAGCTTTATTCACAAGCCAAAGTTTTTAATTTTAGATGAGCCATTTAGTGGACTAGACCCAGTGAATAAGGATTTATTAAAAAATGCGATTTTATTATTAAAAGAGCAAGGTATGACGATTTTATTTTCAAGTCATCAAATGGATAATGTCGAGGAGCTATGTGACCATCTTTGCTTATTAAAGCGCGGTGTTTCGCTGTTTTCAGGCTCGCTCTTAGATTTGAAAAAGCAGTATGGTAAAACGAAGCTAACGATTCGCACAGAGCTGTCCGCGGATAAGCTAGCCAAGCTTGATGGTGTGAAATCGGTGAAGGAAGAGCGTGAGCAATATGTGCTTACTTTAGAGGATGAGCAATATGCGAAAGGTGTGTTTGATGTCGTATCGAGCGGTACATATATTGAAAAATTTAGCTTAGATTACTTGTCACTCGACGAGATTTTCAAAGACAAGGTAGGTGGCACGCATGTCTAA
- a CDS encoding N-acetylmuramoyl-L-alanine amidase: MNISAGHWHVGTGAVGYIDEVTEARRVVKRVASLLQQAGVEVRVIFDNMSKNQRQNLNYLIHAHQKDKGLHVSIHFNAVAKATAGGLGTEVLYARTEMQQLASKVSAAISKASGLRNRGAKRRNDLAFLNALPQAILIEVCFVNSKEDVACYKRHFEAICQAMALVLKS, from the coding sequence ATGAATATCAGCGCAGGACATTGGCATGTTGGGACAGGAGCAGTAGGCTATATAGATGAAGTAACAGAGGCAAGGCGCGTTGTAAAGCGGGTAGCAAGCTTATTGCAGCAAGCGGGTGTAGAAGTGCGCGTCATTTTCGATAATATGTCCAAAAATCAGCGACAAAATTTAAATTATTTAATTCATGCACACCAAAAGGACAAGGGCTTACATGTTAGCATCCATTTTAATGCGGTCGCAAAAGCGACAGCCGGCGGGCTAGGAACAGAGGTGCTTTACGCGAGAACGGAAATGCAGCAGCTTGCTTCCAAGGTAAGTGCAGCCATAAGCAAGGCGAGCGGCTTGCGTAATCGTGGTGCTAAACGGCGGAACGATTTAGCCTTTTTAAACGCCTTGCCACAAGCCATACTCATTGAAGTATGCTTTGTTAATTCAAAGGAAGATGTTGCTTGCTACAAGCGCCATTTTGAAGCAATCTGTCAGGCAATGGCGCTAGTGCTAAAGTCATGA
- a CDS encoding helix-turn-helix domain-containing protein: MDFGDTLQKIRKNRQITQKELAYDIAQQGTYSRIEQSKLTLSAQLLVQLTTKLNMTVNEFLYVHTNYTINAREKLIRDFAQMDLTTSAEIKKNLIPVQQYLRQHHDEAIQHIDLAYQALLILVEQDDLLQARLLAEQIWTKMQKLDHWYLNDLVLLNAILFLFPLDSAIEIVSIATKRLDLYKDYEKDMTYLSIYFHLDLCILYVENKKYATCLTLLARVFTQFKQKLSYQMLSYIYTYKAICLFHLGQPNEEVIQQLTTLLTLYEDEDNLTALLHEISVQCS, from the coding sequence ATGGATTTTGGAGACACATTACAAAAAATACGGAAAAACCGGCAAATAACACAAAAGGAGCTTGCCTACGACATCGCTCAGCAAGGTACATACTCACGCATTGAACAAAGTAAGCTCACCCTTAGTGCACAGCTTCTTGTCCAACTTACGACAAAATTAAATATGACGGTCAATGAATTTTTATACGTTCATACCAATTACACAATAAATGCGCGTGAAAAATTAATTCGGGATTTTGCCCAAATGGACTTGACAACCTCTGCTGAAATCAAAAAAAATTTAATTCCCGTACAGCAATATTTGCGGCAGCATCACGATGAGGCTATTCAGCATATTGATTTGGCCTATCAAGCTCTGCTCATCTTAGTTGAACAGGACGATTTACTACAAGCGCGGCTTTTAGCAGAACAAATTTGGACAAAGATGCAAAAGCTTGACCATTGGTATCTCAATGATTTAGTTCTACTCAATGCAATTCTCTTTTTATTTCCGTTAGATTCTGCCATTGAAATTGTTAGCATCGCGACAAAACGCCTTGATTTGTACAAAGATTATGAGAAGGATATGACCTACTTATCTATTTATTTTCATCTCGATTTATGTATTTTATATGTAGAAAATAAAAAATATGCGACATGCCTCACATTGCTGGCACGTGTTTTCACGCAATTTAAACAAAAGCTCAGTTATCAAATGCTTAGCTATATTTATACTTACAAAGCGATTTGCCTGTTTCATTTAGGGCAACCGAATGAGGAAGTTATTCAGCAGCTAACAACCTTGCTCACATTGTATGAAGATGAGGACAATTTGACGGCACTGTTACATGAGATTTCCGTACAATGCTCATGA
- a CDS encoding MutS-related protein, translated as MSSVSSYWHNKQRTTHIVDDYTWHDLNLDEVYEQIKFTYTSPGSEKLYALLREIHLGGGPHQQREAFLKKLSVSPVLQEQLQLILYDIGKRNGTNSSAYMHSIEDKQIPHQWLYSLCGVLPFFSLAVAFYSSQIAIFLFFGCVVLNAIIYTSKKDQYESEFFSLLYAISIIYGAKRMAKFKLTDELCLHLKKLKPLYKYRYLISKNKETPLEIVMDYFRTFFLIDFFIYRRITKHLYVQQEAAAYVWELIAEIDVSFSILHMREHYRHSVPLFVDDFKVTCEGLYHPLLAQPVKNTFSTDCSVLITGSNASGKSTFMKSLALNCILAQTLNTVFADAFQMKRAAIFTSFAINDSLLQGESYFMAEMHSLKRMLDVIEQDVPCFTFIDEILKGTNTIERISASAAILTWLHKQKNNLTFIASHDIELYQICGEMYDGYYFEGIVENNQIRFTYAINKGNTYIKNALELLKLRGFPKTVVDNAEMLSDSYISTGQWQGKSFQKR; from the coding sequence TTGTCATCAGTTAGCAGCTATTGGCACAATAAGCAGCGCACAACACATATTGTCGATGATTACACATGGCATGATTTAAATTTAGATGAGGTCTATGAGCAAATCAAATTCACCTATACAAGCCCTGGCTCGGAAAAGCTTTATGCTTTATTAAGAGAAATTCATTTGGGAGGCGGGCCACATCAACAGCGAGAAGCTTTTCTGAAAAAATTGTCTGTATCGCCTGTGTTACAAGAACAATTACAATTGATTTTGTATGATATTGGAAAGAGAAATGGGACGAACAGCTCTGCTTATATGCACTCAATTGAAGACAAGCAAATCCCGCATCAATGGCTGTATTCACTATGTGGAGTGTTACCATTTTTCTCATTAGCTGTCGCTTTTTATAGTAGCCAAATCGCAATTTTCTTATTTTTCGGCTGTGTAGTATTGAATGCCATTATTTATACTAGTAAAAAAGACCAATATGAAAGTGAATTTTTCTCTCTGCTCTATGCAATTTCGATTATTTATGGCGCCAAAAGGATGGCAAAATTTAAGCTGACAGATGAACTGTGCCTACATCTGAAAAAGCTCAAGCCGTTATATAAATATCGTTATTTGATTTCAAAAAATAAAGAGACGCCGCTTGAAATAGTAATGGACTATTTTAGAACATTTTTCCTCATCGATTTTTTCATTTATCGCCGAATTACCAAGCATTTGTATGTACAACAAGAAGCTGCAGCGTATGTTTGGGAGTTGATTGCTGAAATCGATGTGAGCTTTTCGATTTTACATATGCGTGAGCATTATAGACATAGCGTGCCACTGTTTGTAGATGATTTCAAGGTTACATGTGAGGGGCTATACCATCCACTGCTTGCACAGCCTGTGAAAAATACTTTTTCAACAGATTGTAGTGTGCTGATTACAGGCTCGAATGCTTCTGGGAAATCGACCTTTATGAAAAGTTTGGCGTTGAATTGTATATTAGCACAAACGCTCAATACTGTTTTTGCAGATGCCTTTCAAATGAAGCGAGCTGCGATTTTTACATCATTCGCAATTAATGACAGCTTACTACAAGGGGAGAGCTATTTTATGGCCGAAATGCATTCGCTGAAAAGAATGCTGGACGTAATTGAACAAGATGTTCCTTGTTTCACATTTATTGATGAAATATTAAAGGGTACGAATACTATTGAACGTATTTCTGCATCGGCTGCAATTTTAACATGGTTACATAAGCAAAAAAATAATTTAACATTTATCGCTTCACATGATATCGAATTATATCAAATATGTGGGGAAATGTATGATGGCTACTATTTCGAGGGAATCGTTGAAAATAATCAGATTCGCTTCACTTATGCTATAAATAAAGGCAATACGTATATAAAAAATGCGTTAGAGCTTTTGAAATTGAGAGGCTTTCCAAAGACGGTTGTTGATAATGCTGAAATGCTGTCTGATAGTTATATATCAACAGGACAGTGGCAAGGGAAAAGTTTTCAAAAAAGATGA